In Oceanobacillus sp. FSL K6-2867, one DNA window encodes the following:
- the spoVB gene encoding stage V sporulation protein B translates to MTKQTFLQGAIILIIAGMITRFMGFINRIVVARLMGEEGVGLYMMALPTLFLVMTLTQLGLPVAISKRVAEADAANDQAKVKKIVVISLMITFISSIVFTIVMAIGAPYIASTLLTDSRAMLPILAISPIIPITAIAAVLRGYFQGKQNMKPQSYAQVIEQLVRITCVAFFVNLLLPYGIEYAAAGAMISVIIGEFISLMYMIYSFKRKKTLRLRHRFFSYLQSSKNVIKELLSIALPSMGSRMIGSISNFLEPILVVQSLAIAGVASAIATKQYGELTGYVMPLLFLPTFITHSLAVALVPSIAEAEAKKNTSLIHYRIHQSIRISFASGGISTVILSIFSVQLLTYMYGTGDASHYLVLMAPFFLLHYIQSPLQAALQALDLAKPAMWNSLCGVALKSVVLVILASNPNFGIKGAAIGLCTGVVLVTLLHLAVLRKVINYSIPLIDICKMIILLGLTWLFGSFLKRIYETMEPHVILFLSVLLVLAAGYIILLFVLKFITKDELRQIPFFNKKK, encoded by the coding sequence ATGACCAAACAAACATTTTTACAAGGGGCAATCATCTTAATCATTGCTGGAATGATTACTCGCTTTATGGGATTTATTAACCGGATTGTCGTTGCAAGACTAATGGGAGAAGAAGGTGTTGGCTTATATATGATGGCTCTTCCAACACTCTTTTTAGTTATGACATTAACACAGCTTGGCTTGCCGGTTGCAATATCCAAACGTGTAGCCGAGGCAGATGCTGCAAATGACCAGGCAAAAGTAAAAAAAATTGTTGTAATATCGCTCATGATTACTTTTATCTCGAGTATCGTATTTACAATTGTAATGGCTATTGGCGCACCATACATCGCTTCTACCTTGTTAACGGACAGCCGGGCGATGCTCCCAATTCTCGCAATTAGTCCTATTATTCCAATCACAGCTATTGCAGCTGTACTGAGGGGCTATTTCCAAGGGAAGCAGAATATGAAGCCGCAAAGTTATGCCCAAGTCATTGAGCAGCTTGTAAGGATTACCTGTGTTGCGTTTTTCGTAAATCTTTTACTTCCATATGGCATTGAATATGCTGCAGCCGGTGCAATGATCAGTGTCATCATTGGTGAATTTATTTCCTTAATGTATATGATCTATTCATTCAAGCGCAAAAAAACATTAAGATTGAGACATCGTTTTTTCTCTTATCTACAATCAAGTAAAAATGTAATCAAGGAACTGCTTTCCATTGCTCTACCAAGTATGGGAAGCAGAATGATTGGATCCATCTCTAACTTTTTAGAACCGATCCTCGTTGTTCAAAGCTTAGCAATAGCGGGGGTTGCAAGTGCTATAGCCACGAAGCAATATGGAGAACTGACAGGATACGTAATGCCATTGTTATTTCTGCCAACCTTTATTACACATTCTCTAGCTGTTGCACTTGTACCTTCAATCGCTGAAGCCGAAGCAAAAAAAAATACGTCCTTGATTCATTACCGGATTCACCAATCAATCCGCATCTCATTCGCATCTGGAGGTATTTCAACCGTTATCCTATCGATATTTTCCGTACAATTACTTACATATATGTACGGAACAGGGGATGCCAGTCATTACCTAGTTCTGATGGCCCCATTCTTTTTACTGCATTACATTCAGTCACCGCTTCAAGCTGCACTTCAGGCACTCGACTTAGCTAAGCCTGCCATGTGGAATAGTCTATGTGGAGTTGCACTAAAATCAGTTGTATTAGTTATCCTCGCCTCCAACCCGAACTTTGGAATAAAGGGGGCTGCAATTGGATTATGTACGGGTGTTGTCTTAGTTACATTATTGCATTTGGCAGTACTGAGAAAAGTAATTAACTATTCTATTCCGCTGATAGATATTTGCAAAATGATTATTCTGCTTGGTTTAACCTGGTTGTTTGGCAGCTTCCTTAAACGTATCTATGAAACAATGGAACCGCATGTAATTCTTTTCTTATCAGTTTTATTAGTACTCGCAGCCGGTTATATCATTCTTCTATTTGTATTAAAATTTATTACAAAGGATGAATTAAGGCAAATACCATTTTTCAATAAAAAGAAATAA
- a CDS encoding ArsB/NhaD family transporter: MDVIFAIIIFIVSYFFIMTERINRATAALSGGALLLLTGIYTTEDIFFHYIDWNTIALLFSMMVLISITEKTGLFTFIAIRFAQSVRGDPMFLLVGSILLTAIGSAFLDNVTTVLIFVPVMLKITKLLKLPAFPYLLMIIFSSNIGGTATLIGDPPNIMIGQAVEHFTFLDFLVHTAPVALFLLMLLIVISYLLFKKRLRAYQPNVTELLSIEAKENLVRSPILYKSVAVLLMTITGFILHAIVHIEMTTIALTGAILLLLLTEKELKTEEILSKVEWVTLFFFIGLFTIVGGLQHAGVIDEIARLIVVSTKGDYVETTLLILWISGLASGFIDNIPFVAAMIPVINEFETYGMVYLDPIWWALALGSCLGGNATLVGASANVVVAGLAEADQQRISFLRFMKYGIVIVVLSLIVSTVYIYIRYLVPYMG; the protein is encoded by the coding sequence ATGGATGTCATATTTGCAATTATAATCTTTATTGTCAGTTACTTCTTTATTATGACCGAGCGAATTAATCGTGCCACAGCTGCACTGTCGGGGGGAGCGCTTTTACTGTTAACAGGAATCTATACAACAGAAGATATATTTTTCCACTATATTGACTGGAATACAATCGCATTGCTATTCTCCATGATGGTGCTGATATCAATTACAGAAAAGACAGGCCTGTTCACGTTTATAGCTATCCGATTTGCACAAAGTGTACGTGGAGATCCAATGTTTTTACTGGTCGGATCAATCTTGCTAACAGCAATAGGATCTGCCTTTTTGGATAATGTAACAACGGTTTTAATTTTTGTTCCGGTAATGCTAAAGATAACAAAGCTTCTGAAGCTCCCTGCATTTCCTTACTTATTAATGATTATTTTCAGTTCGAATATTGGCGGAACAGCAACACTGATTGGCGATCCGCCGAATATCATGATTGGACAAGCGGTAGAGCATTTTACATTCCTGGATTTTCTCGTTCACACTGCTCCAGTAGCCTTATTTTTATTAATGCTGCTTATTGTGATTAGTTATCTTTTATTCAAAAAAAGGCTCCGTGCATATCAGCCGAATGTAACCGAGCTTCTTTCCATCGAAGCAAAAGAAAACCTAGTACGGTCTCCTATACTATATAAATCAGTCGCTGTTCTCCTTATGACAATTACAGGTTTTATTTTACATGCTATTGTGCATATTGAAATGACCACAATTGCATTAACGGGAGCAATTTTATTATTATTGCTTACAGAGAAAGAGTTAAAAACGGAAGAGATATTATCAAAGGTCGAATGGGTAACACTATTCTTTTTTATTGGCTTATTCACAATCGTAGGAGGCTTGCAGCATGCAGGTGTTATTGATGAAATAGCTAGATTAATTGTTGTTTCAACAAAAGGAGACTATGTGGAAACCACGCTGCTTATTTTATGGATATCTGGTTTAGCTTCGGGATTCATCGATAATATTCCTTTTGTAGCTGCAATGATCCCGGTAATCAACGAATTTGAAACATATGGAATGGTTTACTTAGATCCGATTTGGTGGGCGTTGGCACTTGGTTCTTGTTTAGGCGGGAATGCAACACTGGTAGGTGCTTCAGCTAATGTAGTTGTTGCTGGATTAGCAGAGGCGGATCAACAGAGAATTTCCTTTCTGCGCTTTATGAAGTACGGAATTGTCATTGTCGTCCTGTCTTTAATTGTTTCAACGGTTTATATTTACATTCGATATTTAGTTCCTTACATGGGATAA
- a CDS encoding TIGR04086 family membrane protein, with protein MQRTQLTALLYGWIVVFGIILLSSVVLALVLQFTAFDEPGLRWATLIVGLLALFLGGITAGAKGKSKGWLIGGTIGLGFTLLIFLVQYLGYQQGFSLEQSLHHLSFLAAALFGGIIGVNLIGGQVE; from the coding sequence ATGCAAAGAACTCAACTAACTGCATTGTTGTATGGTTGGATCGTAGTATTTGGGATTATTCTGTTGTCAAGTGTGGTCTTAGCTCTCGTTTTACAATTTACAGCTTTTGATGAGCCTGGATTAAGATGGGCTACATTAATTGTTGGGCTGCTCGCTTTATTTCTAGGCGGAATTACTGCCGGCGCGAAAGGAAAATCAAAAGGATGGCTGATTGGCGGAACAATTGGTTTAGGATTTACATTATTGATTTTTTTAGTGCAGTATTTAGGATACCAGCAAGGATTTTCACTGGAGCAATCACTTCATCATTTAAGCTTTCTAGCTGCTGCATTATTTGGTGGAATTATCGGAGTTAATTTGATTGGCGGTCAAGTTGAATAA
- the yajC gene encoding preprotein translocase subunit YajC yields MEMLVSLSPIILMFVIFYFLLIRPQQKRQKQVREMQSDLQKGDEIVTIGGLHAKVHAVDEGTIVLITNDGAKLTYDRSAVREVKQG; encoded by the coding sequence ATGGAAATGCTCGTTTCATTATCACCAATTATTTTGATGTTTGTTATTTTCTATTTCCTGCTTATCCGACCACAGCAAAAGCGTCAGAAGCAAGTAAGAGAAATGCAAAGTGATCTGCAAAAAGGCGATGAAATCGTAACAATTGGCGGACTGCACGCAAAGGTTCATGCAGTGGATGAGGGTACAATCGTTCTTATTACGAATGATGGTGCAAAGCTTACGTATGACCGTTCAGCAGTTCGCGAAGTGAAACAAGGGTAA
- the tgt gene encoding tRNA guanosine(34) transglycosylase Tgt — MTPITYELIKTDKQTGARLGRVHTPHGSFDTPTFMPVGTLATVKTMSPEDLHQMDAKIILSNTYHLWLRPGEDIIREAGGLHKFMNWDGAILTDSGGFQVFSLSDMRDITEEGVHFRSHLNGDKLFLSPEKAMEIQNALGSDIMMAFDECPPYPASHAYMKASVERTSRWAERCLEAHARKDVQGLFGIIQGGEYEDLRKQSAQDLVSLDFPGYAIGGLSVGEPKDIMNRVLETTTPLMPANKPRYLMGVGSPDSLIDGAIRGVDMFDCVLPTRIARNGTCMTSNGRLVVRNAKYARDFSPIDENCDCHVCKNYTRAYIRHLIKCNETFGFRLTTYHNLHFLLKLMEQVRAAIKEDRLGDFKESFFEQYGLNKPDAKNF, encoded by the coding sequence ATGACACCAATAACATATGAATTAATTAAAACAGATAAACAGACTGGAGCTCGGCTTGGCAGGGTTCATACCCCACATGGTTCATTTGATACACCTACATTTATGCCAGTAGGAACACTTGCGACAGTCAAAACAATGAGTCCAGAAGATTTGCATCAGATGGACGCGAAGATTATTTTGTCCAATACGTATCATTTATGGTTACGACCTGGGGAAGATATTATCCGTGAAGCTGGTGGGCTTCACAAATTCATGAACTGGGACGGAGCGATTTTAACCGATTCTGGTGGTTTCCAAGTTTTTAGCTTAAGTGATATGCGTGACATTACCGAAGAAGGTGTTCACTTCAGGAGTCATTTAAATGGGGACAAACTCTTTTTATCTCCTGAAAAGGCAATGGAGATCCAAAATGCGCTGGGCTCTGATATTATGATGGCATTTGATGAGTGTCCACCATACCCAGCTTCTCATGCGTATATGAAAGCTTCTGTAGAACGAACATCGCGTTGGGCGGAGCGCTGCCTGGAAGCTCACGCTCGAAAAGATGTACAAGGCTTATTTGGTATCATTCAAGGTGGCGAATATGAAGACCTCCGGAAGCAAAGTGCACAAGACTTAGTATCGCTGGACTTCCCAGGATATGCAATCGGCGGTTTATCTGTCGGTGAACCAAAGGATATTATGAACCGTGTTCTTGAAACGACAACACCATTAATGCCTGCAAATAAACCACGTTACTTGATGGGAGTAGGTTCACCAGATTCGTTAATTGATGGTGCTATTCGCGGAGTTGATATGTTTGACTGTGTGCTGCCAACTCGAATCGCGCGAAATGGGACATGCATGACTTCAAATGGACGTTTAGTTGTCCGAAATGCGAAATATGCTCGTGATTTTAGTCCTATTGATGAAAACTGTGATTGTCATGTGTGTAAAAACTATACACGTGCCTATATCCGACATTTAATAAAATGCAACGAAACGTTCGGATTCAGACTTACGACTTATCATAACCTGCATTTTCTGTTAAAATTAATGGAGCAAGTTCGAGCTGCTATAAAAGAAGATCGTCTTGGAGATTTCAAGGAGTCATTCTTTGAGCAATATGGTTTAAATAAACCGGATGCAAAGAACTTTTAA
- the queA gene encoding tRNA preQ1(34) S-adenosylmethionine ribosyltransferase-isomerase QueA, giving the protein MNIEDFDFDLPESLIAQTPLKDRTASRLLVLNPATKEIAHQHFADIKNYFKKGDCLVLNDTRVLPARLYGVKKDTGANIEVLLLHQEEQDTWEVLTKPAKKVKVGTELVFGDGKLKATCTGLKEHGGRELQFSYDGIFYEVLDELGEMPLPPYIKEQLPEKERYQTVYAKEEGSAAAPTAGLHFTTELLEEIKELGVEIAFITLHVGLGTFRPVSVDDIDEHEMHSEFYQMTEETAATLNEIKENGGRIISVGTTSTRTLETIARDNDGKFAASRGWTDIFIYPPYQFKAIDGLITNFHLPKSTLIMLVSALADRKTVLHAYKEAVREKYRFFSFGDAMLIL; this is encoded by the coding sequence ATGAATATTGAAGATTTTGATTTTGATTTACCTGAATCGCTAATCGCACAAACACCATTGAAGGATCGTACGGCATCCCGATTGCTTGTATTGAACCCGGCGACAAAGGAAATAGCACATCAGCATTTTGCAGATATCAAAAATTACTTTAAAAAAGGGGATTGCCTTGTACTAAATGACACACGCGTACTTCCTGCAAGGCTATATGGTGTTAAAAAAGATACGGGTGCCAATATCGAGGTGCTTTTATTGCATCAAGAGGAACAGGATACATGGGAGGTGCTTACAAAGCCAGCTAAAAAGGTGAAAGTTGGCACAGAGCTAGTCTTTGGAGATGGAAAGCTGAAGGCGACCTGTACTGGATTAAAAGAGCATGGTGGAAGAGAACTGCAATTTTCTTATGATGGTATTTTTTATGAGGTACTCGATGAGCTTGGGGAAATGCCGCTGCCACCTTATATTAAAGAACAGCTTCCAGAAAAGGAACGCTATCAAACTGTTTATGCAAAGGAAGAAGGATCAGCTGCTGCACCGACGGCAGGGCTTCATTTTACAACAGAGCTCTTGGAAGAAATTAAAGAGCTTGGCGTAGAAATTGCTTTTATCACGTTACATGTTGGTTTAGGTACGTTCAGGCCTGTTAGTGTAGATGATATTGATGAACACGAGATGCATTCTGAATTCTATCAAATGACAGAAGAAACAGCTGCAACGTTGAATGAAATAAAAGAAAATGGCGGTCGAATCATTTCTGTGGGCACAACGTCAACACGAACTTTAGAGACAATTGCAAGAGACAATGATGGCAAATTTGCAGCATCCAGAGGTTGGACAGACATCTTTATTTACCCGCCATATCAATTTAAAGCGATAGATGGACTGATTACAAATTTCCACCTTCCAAAATCAACGCTAATCATGCTGGTTAGTGCACTTGCAGACAGAAAAACAGTTTTACATGCATATAAAGAAGCGGTTAGAGAGAAATATCGATTCTTCAGCTTTGGAGATGCGATGTTAATTTTATAA
- a CDS encoding DUF2905 family protein, whose protein sequence is MGKLFIIIGILLVIIGLIWTFIGKLPGDIVIKKGNFTMYFPIVTSIVISIILSLLFFIFGRFR, encoded by the coding sequence ATGGGTAAGCTTTTTATCATAATTGGTATTCTATTAGTCATAATAGGATTAATCTGGACGTTTATTGGTAAATTACCGGGGGACATTGTGATTAAAAAAGGAAATTTTACGATGTACTTTCCAATTGTGACATCAATAGTAATTAGTATAATCTTATCGCTACTATTTTTCATTTTCGGTCGATTCCGTTAA
- the ruvB gene encoding Holliday junction branch migration DNA helicase RuvB: MEDRMVTGELQEEDTSIELSLRPVSLKQYIGQDKVKENLSIFIQAAKMRNEPLDHVLLYGPPGLGKTTLAAIIANEMEVNFRSTSGPAIERAGDLAAILSSLEPGDVLFIDEVHRLPRSVEEVLYSAMEDFFLDIVIGTGPSARSVKIDLPPFTLVGATTRAGLLTAPLRDRFGVLSRLEFYEVKDLCAIVERTAEIFHTTITKEGAIEVARRSRGTPRIANRLLKRIRDISQVKGEAEISLGTTDQALGMLQVDDAGLDHIDHKLLKGIIDGFGGGPVGLDTIAATIGEEPQTIEDVYEPYLLQIGFIQRTPRGRIVTAKAYQHFGITKHEE, from the coding sequence ATGGAGGATCGCATGGTTACCGGTGAATTACAAGAAGAGGATACGTCGATTGAACTGAGTCTTCGCCCTGTAAGTTTAAAGCAGTATATTGGACAAGATAAAGTGAAAGAGAATTTGAGCATTTTTATTCAAGCTGCTAAAATGCGGAATGAGCCTCTCGATCACGTTTTGTTATATGGGCCGCCTGGGCTTGGTAAAACAACCCTTGCAGCAATTATTGCAAATGAGATGGAAGTTAATTTTCGCTCAACGTCAGGTCCTGCAATTGAACGGGCGGGAGATTTAGCAGCAATCCTGTCTTCGCTTGAGCCTGGTGATGTACTATTTATTGATGAAGTACATCGCCTGCCACGTTCTGTGGAAGAAGTATTGTACTCTGCAATGGAGGATTTCTTTCTTGATATTGTAATTGGCACGGGACCGAGCGCACGATCGGTTAAAATTGATTTACCGCCTTTTACGCTTGTTGGAGCGACAACACGAGCTGGATTACTGACAGCACCACTCCGTGATCGTTTTGGTGTGTTAAGCAGACTGGAGTTCTATGAGGTGAAAGATCTATGCGCGATTGTTGAACGAACAGCTGAGATTTTCCACACGACAATTACGAAAGAAGGAGCCATCGAGGTAGCGCGGAGATCAAGAGGGACACCACGAATTGCGAACCGATTGCTTAAACGAATACGCGATATTTCTCAAGTAAAAGGAGAAGCTGAAATCTCGCTAGGAACAACAGATCAGGCGCTCGGCATGCTTCAAGTAGATGATGCAGGACTTGATCATATTGATCATAAACTATTAAAAGGTATAATTGATGGGTTCGGTGGAGGCCCGGTTGGTCTAGATACAATTGCTGCAACGATTGGGGAAGAGCCGCAAACGATTGAGGATGTCTATGAACCATATTTATTGCAAATTGGATTTATCCAGCGAACACCAAGAGGAAGAATCGTAACAGCGAAAGCCTACCAGCATTTTGGCATTACAAAACATGAGGAATGA
- the ruvA gene encoding Holliday junction branch migration protein RuvA: MIAYIKGQLVSMLDESVVVDVHGVGYEILCANPFAFQSALNKELLIHTYHHVREDSQILYGFKNEDEKYLFIKLISVSGIGPKGALAILASVDISEFVAAIEREDDKFLTGFPGVGKKTARQIILDLKGKLTSVFSIQTEIEQVTASADSNAFVYKEAEEALQALGYTDRELKTVMPMLRKENISNTDEIIRKALGLLVRN; this comes from the coding sequence ATGATAGCGTATATTAAAGGTCAGCTTGTATCAATGTTAGATGAATCGGTTGTCGTTGATGTGCACGGGGTAGGCTATGAAATACTGTGTGCTAATCCATTTGCATTTCAGTCAGCATTAAATAAAGAATTACTTATTCATACATACCATCACGTTCGTGAAGATAGTCAAATCTTGTATGGATTTAAAAATGAAGATGAAAAATATTTGTTTATTAAGCTGATTTCAGTTTCTGGCATTGGTCCAAAAGGTGCGCTTGCAATTCTTGCAAGTGTCGATATTTCTGAATTTGTAGCTGCTATTGAACGAGAAGACGATAAATTTTTGACTGGGTTTCCTGGGGTAGGCAAAAAAACGGCCCGCCAAATTATTTTAGATTTGAAAGGAAAACTGACTTCCGTATTCTCCATTCAAACCGAGATTGAACAGGTTACAGCATCAGCAGACTCGAATGCATTTGTTTATAAGGAAGCGGAAGAAGCATTGCAAGCATTAGGCTATACAGACCGGGAATTAAAAACTGTAATGCCAATGCTTAGAAAAGAAAATATTTCCAACACAGATGAAATTATTCGAAAAGCATTAGGACTGCTTGTTAGAAATTAG
- a CDS encoding YebC/PmpR family DNA-binding transcriptional regulator — MAGHSKWKNIQRRKNAQDAKKGKVFMRHAKDIYIAAKLGGSDLNTNAALRTAVEKAKADNMPNDNIERNIKKATGTLDGASYEEITYEGYGPGGVAVIVHVLTDNKNRAAAEVRHAFKKNGGNLGENGSVSFMFDRKGYIVIANQDGSIDEDELTLAALEAGAEDIESHDDVYEIYTIPEQYQEVVDYFLQNDYEIVDSEVTLIPQNYNKLSDEDEEKMMSLLDTLEESEDVQDIHHNLETSE; from the coding sequence GTGGCTGGTCATTCTAAATGGAAAAATATACAGAGAAGAAAAAATGCACAAGATGCAAAAAAGGGAAAAGTCTTTATGCGACATGCTAAAGATATTTATATAGCGGCAAAACTAGGTGGATCAGACTTGAATACTAATGCCGCACTTCGAACAGCCGTTGAAAAAGCGAAGGCTGATAATATGCCAAACGATAATATTGAGCGTAATATTAAAAAGGCAACAGGCACACTTGATGGAGCTAGCTATGAAGAAATCACGTATGAGGGTTATGGTCCTGGTGGTGTTGCTGTTATCGTGCACGTATTAACAGACAATAAAAACCGTGCTGCTGCAGAAGTAAGACATGCTTTTAAGAAGAATGGCGGGAACTTAGGCGAAAATGGAAGTGTATCCTTTATGTTTGACCGAAAAGGTTACATTGTAATCGCGAATCAGGATGGCTCGATTGATGAAGATGAGTTAACACTAGCTGCACTTGAAGCAGGAGCAGAAGATATTGAATCCCATGATGATGTATATGAGATTTACACCATACCGGAGCAATATCAGGAAGTGGTCGACTATTTTCTGCAAAACGATTATGAAATTGTCGACAGTGAGGTTACATTAATCCCGCAAAATTATAACAAACTTTCGGATGAAGATGAAGAAAAAATGATGTCGCTTCTTGACACATTAGAAGAGAGTGAGGACGTTCAGGATATCCATCACAATTTGGAAACGTCCGAATAA
- a CDS encoding YhcN/YlaJ family sporulation lipoprotein: protein MYKRKGMCLIFLVVLLTGCNAGQETSEEQKSDMVQPIHFEPETDENNRYKSRQPSIGERGGYPQSKQEAANKSDFAHYSDSFTNEESARITEELSKQKDIIQAQAASTEDRIVVSVILREHFNHDISHNIKEEVRKIVPNTDKQIIVYTDDIEWDRMKNLDARLQAKNNGDDLEAFIKELFQLKDE from the coding sequence ATGTATAAAAGAAAAGGAATGTGCCTGATTTTTTTAGTTGTACTTCTTACAGGCTGTAATGCAGGGCAAGAGACATCTGAGGAACAAAAGAGTGACATGGTACAGCCTATTCATTTTGAACCTGAGACGGACGAAAATAATAGGTATAAGTCCAGACAGCCATCTATTGGCGAGCGAGGCGGATATCCACAAAGTAAGCAAGAAGCAGCTAACAAGTCTGACTTTGCGCATTACTCGGATTCCTTTACAAATGAAGAGTCAGCTCGTATAACAGAAGAGCTGAGCAAACAAAAGGATATTATTCAAGCACAAGCAGCTTCCACTGAAGACCGCATTGTTGTTTCCGTCATTCTACGTGAGCACTTTAACCATGATATTTCACATAATATCAAAGAAGAGGTTAGAAAAATTGTGCCAAATACGGATAAGCAAATAATTGTATATACCGATGATATTGAATGGGACCGTATGAAAAACCTAGATGCAAGGCTGCAGGCGAAAAACAATGGTGATGATTTAGAAGCGTTTATCAAAGAATTATTTCAATTAAAAGACGAATAA
- the nadE gene encoding NAD(+) synthase: protein MENEINKIVEWLQEQVKQAHVNGLLVGVSGGLDSAVVANLIKRACPDNSLGVMMPIQTSDSNLYDARDVIEKASIDSLTIDLTDTHQVMYKQIRDRLNEKEQFNAANDQLAGANLRARLRMSTLYTIATNYNYLVVGTDNASEWYTGYFTKYGDGGVDILPIVEFTKAEVREMATLLGVPEQVVAKKPSADLWEDQTDEKEMGVSYDVIDAYLKGENIASADKEIIERMHQRSAHKRTSLPKYNRI from the coding sequence ATGGAAAATGAAATAAACAAAATTGTAGAGTGGTTACAAGAGCAGGTTAAACAGGCTCATGTGAATGGATTACTTGTAGGAGTAAGTGGTGGGCTTGATTCGGCTGTAGTTGCGAATTTAATTAAGCGCGCTTGTCCAGATAACTCTCTCGGTGTAATGATGCCAATACAAACATCGGATTCCAATCTTTATGATGCAAGAGATGTTATTGAAAAAGCTTCCATCGATTCACTGACAATTGATCTAACAGATACCCATCAAGTCATGTATAAGCAGATTCGGGATCGTCTAAATGAAAAGGAGCAGTTCAATGCGGCGAATGATCAGCTTGCAGGTGCAAATCTAAGAGCAAGACTGCGTATGAGTACATTATATACAATTGCTACGAACTACAATTATTTAGTAGTAGGTACTGATAATGCTTCAGAATGGTATACTGGATACTTTACGAAATATGGCGATGGCGGTGTAGATATTCTGCCGATTGTTGAATTTACAAAAGCAGAAGTCAGAGAAATGGCAACACTGCTTGGCGTTCCGGAACAAGTGGTTGCAAAAAAACCAAGTGCGGATTTATGGGAAGACCAGACAGATGAGAAAGAAATGGGTGTCTCATATGATGTAATTGACGCCTATTTGAAAGGTGAAAATATTGCTAGTGCAGATAAGGAAATAATTGAAAGAATGCATCAGCGAAGTGCCCACAAACGTACAAGTTTACCGAAGTATAATCGAATATAG
- the safA gene encoding SafA/ExsA family spore coat assembly protein: MKIHIVQKGDTLWELSKKYGVDFEELKAVNSQLSSPDMIMPGMKIKIPGDAKAVKKEKVAGKEVKKEEVKKPYVDTSPKPMPVITEDDSKLHQAVKPQMPVPSLPQMPIMEQDINQYTTINFQQMPYQMKAPETKPKQQVKPKQEVKPPKKEVKKEVKKEVKQPIPEQKPVMEPTHLPMMEPMHYPAPMYHHPVQQCCPPMIPIYIHHCPPPCPPPCPPSPCHHHGVHPHEGFMAPQFMPPYHGQHGGHHMADCGCGSRELVDYYPASTAEVPETQQLKAIQPQPLSTGQMYPPQFERLQTDGSTYPKPPMFPQFNPTNKHDNE; this comes from the coding sequence TTGAAAATACACATTGTACAAAAAGGAGACACTTTGTGGGAACTCTCCAAAAAGTATGGCGTTGATTTTGAAGAGTTAAAAGCAGTGAACTCACAATTATCGAGTCCAGATATGATTATGCCAGGAATGAAAATAAAGATCCCCGGCGATGCCAAGGCGGTAAAAAAAGAAAAAGTGGCAGGGAAAGAAGTCAAAAAGGAAGAAGTGAAAAAGCCATATGTCGACACTTCTCCCAAGCCGATGCCAGTTATTACTGAAGATGACTCTAAGTTGCATCAAGCTGTCAAGCCTCAAATGCCTGTTCCATCACTTCCACAAATGCCAATTATGGAACAGGATATAAATCAATACACAACAATAAACTTTCAACAAATGCCTTATCAAATGAAAGCACCGGAAACAAAACCAAAACAGCAAGTGAAACCAAAACAAGAAGTAAAACCGCCTAAAAAGGAAGTTAAAAAAGAGGTTAAAAAAGAGGTAAAGCAACCAATCCCTGAACAGAAACCAGTCATGGAGCCGACACATCTGCCGATGATGGAGCCAATGCATTATCCGGCACCAATGTATCATCATCCAGTTCAACAATGTTGTCCTCCGATGATTCCAATTTATATTCATCATTGTCCGCCACCATGCCCACCACCATGCCCGCCATCACCTTGTCATCATCATGGTGTACATCCTCATGAAGGATTTATGGCACCTCAATTTATGCCACCATATCATGGGCAACATGGGGGCCACCATATGGCAGATTGTGGGTGTGGATCAAGGGAGTTGGTGGATTACTATCCAGCAAGTACAGCAGAGGTTCCTGAAACTCAGCAATTAAAGGCTATACAACCGCAGCCACTGTCAACTGGTCAAATGTATCCACCACAGTTCGAAAGACTACAGACAGACGGTAGTACTTACCCGAAACCACCTATGTTCCCACAATTTAATCCAACGAATAAGCACGATAATGAGTAA